The genomic window CCTGAGACACGAAATCGAGACCGTGGGCCGGTTGGTGTCGCCCGATGTCGAGGTGACGGGCCTGCATTGGGGCGGCGGCTCGCCGACCATGCTGGAGCCCGAAGACATGCACCGCCTGATGGGCTGGCTGCGAGAGGCCTTCAATTTCGCCGATGATGCCGAGATCAGCGTCGAGATGGACCCGAACGATCTCGATGAGGAGCGCTATGATGCGCTTGCCGGGATCGGCGTGACGCGGGCGAGCCTCGGGGTCCAGGATTTCGACACCAGGGTGCAGAAAACCATCAATCGCCTTCAGACTTTCGGGCAGACGGCCGAGGTGATCGCGGCGATGCGGGCGCGCGGCGTGAAGTCCGTCAATTGCGATCTGCTCTACGGCCTGCCGTATCAGACGATCGACACCATGGCGAAGACCGTCGAGCAGATCATTTCCCTCAAACCCGATCGGATCGCCTTGTTCGGGTACGCCCATGTGCCATGGATGAAGAAACACCAGGCGCTGATCCCCGAAGACGCGCTTCCGGATGCGGATGCCCGGTTCCGCCAGATGTCGCTTGCGGCCGGGTGGCTTGCCGAGACCGGCTATGAGGCGATCGGCATCGACCATTTCGCTCTTCCCGAGGACAGTCTTGCGCGCGCGGCGCGCGCCGGCAGGCTGCGGCGCAATTTCCAGGGCTATACCGATGAAAGCGCCGATGCGCTGATCGGTCTCGGCGCGTCGTCGATCAGCCAGTTGCCCGAGGGCTACTGGCAGAACATGCCGGCGACCGGGGAGTACCGGCGTATGGTCGAGAGCGGCGATCTGGCGGCGGTGCGCGGCATCGCGCTTCAACCTGAGGATCGTCTGCGCGCTTTCGTGATCGAGCGAATCATGTGCGCCTACGGGTTCTCCGCCTGCGAACTCAGAGCCCGATTCGGTGCGGCAGCCGACGTCATCATTGCCGAGGCCGAGGCCTATGCGCGGGAAAATCCGGAGGTGTGCGACCATGACCGGTTCGGATTTCGGTTGAAAAATGAGGCGTTTCCGTTCGCCCGGTCTGTTGCTGCGGTTTTCGATACCTATCTTGGACGCGGGAAGGGTCGCCATTCGGCGGCTGTCTGAGCTACAGTCGAAAAATTGCCCTCACTCACCTTGCGGCCATTGGCTTTTCGCCAATCTTTGCCTATGAGGAGGGCAGAATTCAAAGATGAAGAGGTAATAGGCGTGAGCGCTACATTTGATAAAGTTGCCGATATCATCGCGGAAACGAGTGAAATCGACCGCGATCAGATTACGCCGGAAAGCAATACGATCGACGATCTCGGCATCGACAGCCTCGATTTCCTCGATATCGTCTTTGCGATCGATAAGGAATTCGGTATCAAGATCCCGCTCGAAAAGTGGACGCAGGACGTCAACGAGGGCAAGGTCGACGCAGACGAGTACTTCATTTTGAAGAATCTCTGCGCCAAGATCGACGAGTTGAGAGCGGCAAAGCAGTCGTAAGGGCGGCCGGTTTGCGGACCGGCATCTCAGCCCGCCTGGCTTCGCTGCGGAACTGATGCAGGGGCTGAAAGCATTCATGCTGCTCGAATATTTCCAGATGATTGACCGGATCGTGTCGGCGGATATCAGCGCCGGTACGGTTGTCGCGCGTTCCACGGTTCCCGAAAAAAGCCCGGTTTTCGAGGGGCATTTTCCGGGCATGCCGCTGGTGCCGGGCGTGCTGCTGATCGAGACCATGGCGCAGGCATCCGGCATGCTGCTCCTCGCCGTTAACGATTGCACGGCGATGCCGTTTCTGATGATGGTCGACAGCGCCAAGCTGCGCGGTTTCGTGGCGCCGAACGCCGTACTCGATATCGAAGCCCGACTGGAACATGAAGGCTCTGGTTTTGCCGTCACCAAGGCAAAGATCGCGTCCGGCGGAAAGCCGATCGCGAGCGCCCAGCTCAAATTCCGCACGATGTCTTTCGATGACAATGAACTTGCGCCGATCGTGAAGCGGCGCGCCGAGGAAGTCGGCCTGTTTGCGGCAATTGCCGGACAGGTCGCGGAGAGGTCCTGAAATGGCAAAATCCGCCAATGATGTCGTGGTCACCGGCGTCGGCCTGGTCACAAGTTTCGGCGTCGGCCTTGAGCCGCACGTCGCGATGCTGACCGGCGGCCAACCCGAAATCCGCATCGATGCCGACATCTGCGCGCCCTATCCGGTGCACCCGCTGCCGGAAATCGATTGGAAGGACCAGATCCCGAAGCGCGGCGACCAGCGCCAGATGGAAAACTGGCAGCGCCTCGGCGTCTACGCCGCCGGCCTCGCGCTCGACGATGCCGGTATGAAGGAACATGAGGACCTTTGCGCGACGATGGACATGATCGTCGCCGCCGGCGGCGGCGAACGCGATATCGCCGTCGACAGCCTGATCGCCAATGAGGCGCGCGAGCGCAATGATCGCGAGATCCTGCTGAACGAGAAGCTGACCACCGAACTGCGCCCGACGCTGTTTCTGGCCCAGCTTGCCAATCTGGTCGCGGGCAATATCTCGATCGTGCACAAGGTTGCCGGTTCCTCGCGCACCTTCATGGGCGAGGAAGCTGCCGGCATTTCCGCAGTCGCAACGGCCTATGCACGCATTCTGGCCGGCCAGTCGAGCCATACGCTGGTGGGCGCATCGTTCATCGCCGAGCGGCGCGATATCCTGTTGATGATGGAATCGGCGCATGCGCTTTCCCGCGGAGACTGGACGCCGCTGTGGGACCGGCCCGCGGAAGCTGAAGGCGGCATGATCATGGGCACGGTCGGGGCGTTCGTGGTGCTCGAATCACGTGAACATGCCAAGGCCCGCGACGCGCACATCTATGCCGTGCTTTCCGGCGTCGAGGGCGATCGCGGGAAGCGTGACGATGGCCGTTTCGAACAGCGGCTCGAGCGGCTGTTCAGGGATGCCGGTTTTTCCGGCTCCGCGAACGAGGCCGTGTTTTCCGGCGCAACCGGCCTGACCGATATCACCATGCGCGAGTCCGCTTTCCTGAAAGAGCATTTCCCGTCGGCGCCGCTACGCGGCTATACCGGCATGACCGGCCACGCCATGGAAGCCAATTTCACGCTCGGCATCGCGCTGGCAGCGCTTTCGCTCGACAGGAAGGCCGTTCCGCCCGTGTTCAATTCCGGTCGCGAGCAGCCGATGACGGCGCCGGCCGAAAAGATCGCGGTGACCACTGTCGGGCACCAGCGCGGCGAGGGCGTTGCCGTGCTCTCGGCCGAGAAATAAGGAAGGACCGGCAGATGACCAATGCCTATACAGATCATCTCGGCCGCCCGCTCGTCGCCGTCACCGGCATGGGCGTGGTAACCTCGCTCGGTCGCGGCATCGAGGACAACTGGAGAAAGCTGACGGAAGGCGTGTCGGGTATCCACCAGATCTCGCGCTTTCCGACCGATCACCTTTCCACCCGCATTGCCGGCACGGTCGACTTCATCCCGGCGGAAGACAATGCCGTCTCCCGCTCCTATGCCTTTGCCGAGGCAACGATCGAGGAGGCGCTTGCCGCCGCCGGTCTTTCGGGCGATTTCAACGCGCCGCTGTTTCTCGCTGCCCCGCCCGTGGAGCCGGAATGGTCGATGCGCTTCGCGCTGGCCGACCGCGCCGGCCCGCCGGTCGAGGAAAACGACGCCTATATCCGTTTCCTTGCCGCCATGCGCGAGAAGGGCGATCCCGCTTTTCACGAGGCGGTGCTGTTCGGCTCGATTTCGGAGCGGATCGCCGACCGGTTCGGCACAAGCGGCCTGCCGGTGACGACATCGACGGCCTGTGCGTCCGGGGCGACGGCGATCCAGCTCGGCGTCGAGGCGATCCGCCAGGGCCGCACCGAGCGCGCCATGACGGTTGCGACCGACGGCTCCGTCAGCGCCGAGGCGCTGGTGCGGTTCTCGCTGCTTTCGGCGCTCTCGACCCAGAACGACCCGCCGGAAAAGGCCTCCAAGCCCTTCAGCAAGGATCGCGACGGTTTCGTGATCGCCGAGGGCGCGGCAACGCTGATCCTCGAATCACTGTCCTCCGCTGTCGCCCGCGGCGCGAAGGTCTAC from Martelella sp. NC20 includes these protein-coding regions:
- the hemN gene encoding oxygen-independent coproporphyrinogen III oxidase; protein product: MTSQRQLLRKFSEPVPRYTSYPTAPHFHQGIGSDTAKSWIAMLGAGQKLSLYVHIPYCDRLCWFCACHTKHTLRYEPVAAYLESLRHEIETVGRLVSPDVEVTGLHWGGGSPTMLEPEDMHRLMGWLREAFNFADDAEISVEMDPNDLDEERYDALAGIGVTRASLGVQDFDTRVQKTINRLQTFGQTAEVIAAMRARGVKSVNCDLLYGLPYQTIDTMAKTVEQIISLKPDRIALFGYAHVPWMKKHQALIPEDALPDADARFRQMSLAAGWLAETGYEAIGIDHFALPEDSLARAARAGRLRRNFQGYTDESADALIGLGASSISQLPEGYWQNMPATGEYRRMVESGDLAAVRGIALQPEDRLRAFVIERIMCAYGFSACELRARFGAAADVIIAEAEAYARENPEVCDHDRFGFRLKNEAFPFARSVAAVFDTYLGRGKGRHSAAV
- a CDS encoding acyl carrier protein, with protein sequence MGVSATFDKVADIIAETSEIDRDQITPESNTIDDLGIDSLDFLDIVFAIDKEFGIKIPLEKWTQDVNEGKVDADEYFILKNLCAKIDELRAAKQS
- a CDS encoding 3-hydroxyacyl-ACP dehydratase FabZ family protein, giving the protein MLLEYFQMIDRIVSADISAGTVVARSTVPEKSPVFEGHFPGMPLVPGVLLIETMAQASGMLLLAVNDCTAMPFLMMVDSAKLRGFVAPNAVLDIEARLEHEGSGFAVTKAKIASGGKPIASAQLKFRTMSFDDNELAPIVKRRAEEVGLFAAIAGQVAERS
- a CDS encoding beta-ketoacyl-ACP synthase; the encoded protein is MAKSANDVVVTGVGLVTSFGVGLEPHVAMLTGGQPEIRIDADICAPYPVHPLPEIDWKDQIPKRGDQRQMENWQRLGVYAAGLALDDAGMKEHEDLCATMDMIVAAGGGERDIAVDSLIANEARERNDREILLNEKLTTELRPTLFLAQLANLVAGNISIVHKVAGSSRTFMGEEAAGISAVATAYARILAGQSSHTLVGASFIAERRDILLMMESAHALSRGDWTPLWDRPAEAEGGMIMGTVGAFVVLESREHAKARDAHIYAVLSGVEGDRGKRDDGRFEQRLERLFRDAGFSGSANEAVFSGATGLTDITMRESAFLKEHFPSAPLRGYTGMTGHAMEANFTLGIALAALSLDRKAVPPVFNSGREQPMTAPAEKIAVTTVGHQRGEGVAVLSAEK
- a CDS encoding beta-ketoacyl-ACP synthase is translated as MTNAYTDHLGRPLVAVTGMGVVTSLGRGIEDNWRKLTEGVSGIHQISRFPTDHLSTRIAGTVDFIPAEDNAVSRSYAFAEATIEEALAAAGLSGDFNAPLFLAAPPVEPEWSMRFALADRAGPPVEENDAYIRFLAAMREKGDPAFHEAVLFGSISERIADRFGTSGLPVTTSTACASGATAIQLGVEAIRQGRTERAMTVATDGSVSAEALVRFSLLSALSTQNDPPEKASKPFSKDRDGFVIAEGAATLILESLSSAVARGAKVYGIVRGCGEKADHFHRTRSSPDGAPAIATVRAALEDAGLDIDGIDYINAHGTSTPENDKMEYSSLSAVFGERLKSIPLSSNKSMIGHTLTAAGAVEAVFSFQSMLTGVLPPTINHVNPDPTIELDVIPNVKRSADAGSVLSNSFGFGGQNACLVMTREPA